From a single Streptomyces sp. NBC_01264 genomic region:
- a CDS encoding helix-turn-helix domain-containing protein: MPINANPTLTASQGTRQRSRTGIVSGYVFRLIREQLGHTQESLAEAFSVSTDTVAGWESGRRPLTSLAVGQMLFHRHRLMQMGISPTLLLALDKALEADVLLASALEDDGPTSKSPIGAWVMQRDLVEVLAWPLNGVTPEPMRTLQPPARPRRGPAPTGPELAPGDRRRFFHRMRRTAEEARGGPFLLRRQALYLAGYDDAADTSEWLAQQQKAERPGDWLTQWLNARSVAAVAARQGDRDRMNHFITTALEDDDAGETANLSYWAYWIGESPHLQLADDFIADPTARTWHGHKLLQHLVTGLSPEQGFFDLNVHTLWALLAARPNLLRAQSSPGRALRDRLTVLLDVTEPSTRARRELEGIRYAIRLAEA, translated from the coding sequence ATGCCCATCAACGCGAATCCCACCCTGACCGCCAGTCAGGGAACACGGCAGCGAAGCCGCACCGGCATCGTCTCCGGCTACGTCTTCCGCCTCATCCGGGAGCAGCTCGGCCACACCCAGGAGTCACTCGCAGAGGCGTTCAGCGTGTCCACGGACACGGTTGCTGGCTGGGAGTCCGGCCGCCGACCGCTTACGTCGCTGGCCGTCGGGCAGATGCTGTTCCACCGGCACCGGCTCATGCAGATGGGCATCAGCCCGACACTGCTCCTCGCCCTCGACAAGGCCTTGGAGGCCGACGTCCTCCTGGCGAGCGCGCTCGAGGATGACGGACCCACGAGCAAGAGCCCTATCGGCGCGTGGGTCATGCAGCGCGACCTGGTCGAGGTGTTGGCCTGGCCCCTGAACGGGGTGACCCCAGAACCGATGCGCACCCTCCAGCCCCCGGCTCGCCCGCGCCGCGGCCCGGCGCCCACCGGGCCGGAACTTGCTCCGGGGGATCGGCGCCGGTTCTTCCATCGCATGCGGCGCACAGCCGAGGAAGCACGTGGCGGGCCCTTCCTCCTTCGGCGCCAAGCCCTCTACCTCGCCGGATACGACGACGCGGCAGACACCTCCGAATGGCTTGCCCAGCAGCAGAAGGCTGAGCGCCCAGGTGACTGGCTGACCCAGTGGCTCAACGCGCGGTCAGTCGCTGCAGTTGCCGCCCGGCAGGGGGACCGCGACCGAATGAATCATTTCATCACGACCGCCCTTGAGGACGACGACGCCGGCGAGACCGCGAACCTCAGCTACTGGGCCTACTGGATCGGGGAGTCACCACACCTTCAGCTCGCCGATGACTTCATCGCAGACCCGACAGCCCGGACGTGGCACGGGCACAAGCTCCTTCAGCACCTCGTGACCGGGCTTTCTCCGGAGCAGGGGTTCTTCGACTTGAACGTGCACACCCTGTGGGCGCTTCTCGCTGCCAGGCCCAACCTCCTTCGGGCGCAGTCCAGTCCAGGCCGTGCTCTCCGGGATCGGTTGACCGTGCTGTTGGATGTCACCGAGCCCTCGACGCGCGCGCGGCGCGAGCTGGAGGGAATCCGGTACGCCATCCGCCTCGCCGAGGCGTGA
- a CDS encoding HAD family hydrolase: MVGAYARVVENQPLPHSLPRTAAFFDLDKTVIAKSSTLTFSKSFYQGGLINRRAVLRTAYTQFIYLAGGADHDQMERMREYLSALCKGWNVQQVREIVAETLHDLIDPLIYDEAASLIEAHHTAGRDVVIVSTSGAEVVEPIGEMLGADRVVATRMVVGEDGCFTGEIEYYAYGPTKAEAVRELAESEGYDLARCYAYSDSATDIPMLEAVGHPHAVNPDRALRREAVAREWPVLVFNRPVRLKQRLPGLSMPARPALVAAAAVGAAAATAGLVWYASRRRALAAAAPR; this comes from the coding sequence ATGGTGGGCGCATATGCTCGGGTCGTGGAAAATCAGCCCTTGCCGCACTCCTTGCCTCGCACCGCAGCCTTCTTCGACCTGGACAAGACGGTCATTGCGAAGTCGAGCACTCTGACGTTCAGCAAGTCCTTCTACCAGGGCGGCCTGATCAACCGAAGGGCCGTGCTGCGCACCGCCTACACGCAGTTCATCTACCTGGCCGGCGGCGCCGACCACGATCAGATGGAGAGGATGCGGGAGTACCTGTCCGCCCTCTGCAAGGGGTGGAACGTGCAGCAGGTCCGGGAGATCGTCGCCGAGACCCTGCACGACCTCATCGACCCGCTGATCTACGACGAGGCCGCCTCCCTCATCGAGGCCCACCACACGGCGGGCCGCGACGTCGTGATCGTGTCCACCTCCGGAGCCGAAGTCGTCGAGCCCATCGGCGAGATGCTGGGCGCCGACCGGGTCGTCGCCACCCGCATGGTCGTGGGCGAGGACGGCTGCTTCACCGGCGAGATCGAGTACTACGCCTACGGCCCGACCAAGGCGGAGGCCGTACGGGAACTCGCGGAGTCCGAGGGGTACGACCTCGCGCGCTGCTACGCGTACAGCGACTCGGCGACCGACATCCCGATGCTCGAGGCGGTCGGGCACCCGCACGCGGTCAACCCCGACCGGGCCCTGCGCCGGGAGGCCGTGGCCCGCGAGTGGCCGGTGCTGGTGTTCAACCGGCCGGTACGGCTGAAGCAGCGGCTGCCGGGACTGTCGATGCCCGCACGGCCGGCACTGGTCGCCGCCGCCGCGGTGGGCGCCGCAGCGGCCACCGCCGGACTGGTCTGGTACGCGAGCCGACGACGCGCACTGGCCGCCGCCGCGCCCCGCTGA
- a CDS encoding DUF6415 family natural product biosynthesis protein, with protein sequence MTGETQTIEELAARALASYDQRPDAEGVAHLVDDLITAGNKLHAQVNQIPAAQRTERAGAALTEWAYFVESGPLGHGDHANWNHARGLARIIRAMASTLGEPQPSGAQ encoded by the coding sequence ATGACCGGCGAGACCCAGACGATTGAAGAGCTCGCGGCGCGGGCCCTGGCGTCCTACGACCAGCGGCCGGACGCCGAGGGCGTGGCGCACCTGGTCGACGACCTGATCACCGCCGGGAACAAGCTCCACGCTCAGGTGAACCAGATCCCTGCGGCCCAGCGCACCGAGCGCGCGGGCGCCGCCCTCACCGAGTGGGCCTACTTCGTCGAATCGGGCCCGCTGGGCCACGGCGATCACGCCAACTGGAACCACGCCCGCGGCCTCGCCCGCATTATCCGAGCCATGGCTTCCACGCTCGGCGAGCCGCAGCCGTCAGGCGCCCAGTGA
- a CDS encoding ATP-binding protein: MKIAFVGKGGSGKTTLSSLFIRHLASNEARVVAVDADINQHLGTALGLSEDDAASLPALGAHLPLIKDYLRGSNPRIASADTMIKTTPPGTGSRLLRVDEDNPVYDACARTLTLDGEPVRLMATGPFTESDLGVACYHSKVGAVELCLNHLADGPDEYVVVDMTAGSDSFASGMFTRFDVTFLVAEPTRKGVSVYRQYKEYARDFGITLKVVGNKVQGPEDIEFLQDEAGEDLLVTVGQSDWVRAMEKGRPAAFELLEATNRLALQALQDAADDSYAHRDWERYTEQMVHFHLRNAESWGNAKTGVDLAEQVDPGFVLRELLTPRSDSLQPAPQPA, encoded by the coding sequence ATGAAGATCGCTTTCGTGGGGAAGGGCGGCAGCGGCAAGACCACGCTGTCCTCCCTTTTCATCCGCCACCTCGCCTCCAATGAAGCCCGTGTCGTCGCGGTGGACGCCGACATCAACCAGCATTTGGGCACCGCGCTCGGACTCAGCGAGGACGACGCGGCCTCGCTGCCCGCGCTGGGCGCGCACCTGCCCCTCATCAAGGACTACCTGCGGGGCTCCAACCCGCGCATCGCCTCCGCCGACACGATGATCAAGACCACCCCGCCCGGCACCGGCTCCCGGCTGCTGCGCGTCGACGAGGACAACCCCGTCTACGACGCCTGCGCGCGCACCCTGACGCTCGACGGGGAGCCCGTACGGCTGATGGCGACGGGGCCGTTCACCGAGTCCGATCTGGGCGTGGCCTGCTACCACTCCAAGGTCGGCGCGGTCGAGCTCTGCCTCAACCACCTCGCCGACGGCCCGGACGAGTACGTCGTGGTCGACATGACGGCCGGCTCCGACTCCTTCGCCTCGGGCATGTTCACCCGGTTCGACGTGACCTTCCTGGTCGCCGAACCGACCCGCAAGGGCGTCTCCGTCTACCGCCAGTACAAGGAGTACGCGCGGGACTTCGGGATCACGCTCAAGGTCGTCGGCAACAAGGTGCAGGGACCGGAGGACATCGAGTTCCTCCAGGACGAGGCCGGCGAGGACCTGCTGGTCACCGTCGGGCAGTCGGACTGGGTGCGCGCGATGGAGAAGGGCCGCCCGGCCGCCTTCGAGCTGCTGGAGGCCACCAACCGGCTGGCCCTCCAGGCGCTGCAGGACGCCGCGGACGACTCCTACGCGCACCGCGACTGGGAGCGGTACACCGAGCAGATGGTCCACTTCCACCTGCGCAACGCCGAGAGCTGGGGCAACGCGAAGACCGGGGTCGACCTGGCCGAGCAGGTCGACCCCGGTTTCGTCCTACGGGAACTGCTCACTCCTCGTTCTGACTCTCTTCAGCCGGCTCCGCAGCCGGCTTGA
- a CDS encoding HD domain-containing protein codes for MADDLSAVARFLYEAGTLKNTARTGWWMAGVKLPESVAEHSWRTSLIASIIAKLEGADPARAAFLATWHDTQETRTGDVNYLGKKYATGADPEAVTADQTAGMPALLASTIQELVAEYEAKDSAEAVCARDADKLECLLQGIEYKAQGYEAAQRWIDNSRARLTTETGQRLAEELLGQGTLDWLRAALGEKS; via the coding sequence GTGGCTGACGACCTGTCCGCAGTGGCTCGCTTCCTCTACGAGGCAGGCACCCTGAAGAACACGGCCCGCACGGGCTGGTGGATGGCCGGCGTCAAGCTGCCCGAGAGCGTCGCCGAGCACTCGTGGCGCACCTCGCTGATCGCCTCGATCATCGCGAAGCTGGAGGGTGCAGACCCGGCGCGCGCCGCGTTCCTCGCCACCTGGCACGACACCCAGGAGACCCGCACGGGGGACGTCAACTACCTCGGCAAGAAGTACGCGACCGGAGCCGACCCCGAAGCGGTGACCGCCGACCAGACGGCAGGGATGCCCGCGCTGCTGGCCTCGACGATCCAAGAGCTCGTCGCGGAGTACGAGGCCAAGGACTCGGCGGAAGCTGTCTGCGCACGCGATGCCGACAAGCTGGAGTGCCTGCTCCAGGGCATCGAGTACAAGGCTCAGGGGTACGAGGCGGCGCAGCGCTGGATTGACAACAGCCGGGCCAGGCTTACGACGGAGACCGGGCAGCGGCTCGCCGAGGAGCTGCTCGGGCAGGGCACGCTCGACTGGCTCCGGGCGGCCCTCGGCGAGAAGAGCTGA
- the acs gene encoding acetate--CoA ligase has protein sequence MSNESLANLLKEERRFAPPADLAAAANVTEAAYAQADADRLGFWAEQARRLSWDTEPTETLDWTNPPFAKWFADGKLNVAYNCVDRHVEAGNGDRVAIHFEGEPGDSRSITYAELKDEVSKAANALTELGVQAGDRVAVYLPMIPEAVVAMLACARVGAAHSVVFGGFSADAVASRIQDADAKLVITSDGGYRRGKPSALKPAIDEAVAKCPQVEHVLVVRRTGQDTAFTEGRDVWWHEIVERQSAEHAPRAFDAEHPLFILYTSGTTGKPKGILHTSGGYLTQASYTHHAVFDLKPESDVYWCTADIGWVTGHSYIVYGPLANGATQVMYEGTPDTPHQGRFWEVVQKYGVTILYTAPTAIRTFMKWGDDIPAKFDLSSLRVLGSVGEPINPEAWIWYRKHIGGDRCPIVDTWWQTETGAMMISPLPGVTETKPGSAQRALPGISATVVDDEANEVPNGGGGYLVLTEPWPSMLRTIWGDDQRYVDTYWSRFEGKYFAGDGAKKDEDGDIWLLGRVDDVMLVSGHNISTTEVESALVSHPSVAEAAVVGANDETTGQAIVAFVILRGSASETDTLVGELRNHVGATLGPIAKPKRILPVQELPKTRSGKIMRRLLRDVAENRAVGDVTTLADSSVMDLIQSKLPAAGSED, from the coding sequence GTGAGCAATGAAAGCCTGGCCAATCTGCTCAAGGAGGAGCGGCGGTTCGCACCGCCTGCCGATCTGGCCGCCGCCGCCAATGTGACCGAGGCTGCGTACGCACAGGCCGACGCGGACCGGCTGGGCTTCTGGGCCGAGCAGGCGCGCCGTCTGAGCTGGGACACCGAGCCCACCGAGACGCTCGACTGGACCAACCCGCCCTTCGCGAAGTGGTTCGCTGACGGCAAGCTGAACGTCGCGTACAACTGCGTGGACCGCCACGTCGAGGCCGGCAACGGCGACCGCGTGGCCATCCACTTCGAGGGCGAGCCCGGCGACAGCCGCTCGATCACCTACGCCGAGCTCAAGGACGAGGTCTCCAAGGCCGCGAACGCCCTGACCGAGCTGGGCGTGCAGGCCGGCGACCGGGTCGCCGTCTACCTGCCGATGATCCCCGAGGCGGTCGTCGCGATGCTCGCGTGCGCCCGCGTCGGCGCCGCCCACTCCGTGGTCTTCGGCGGTTTCTCCGCCGACGCCGTCGCCTCCCGCATCCAGGACGCCGACGCGAAGCTGGTCATCACCTCCGACGGCGGCTACCGCCGCGGCAAGCCCTCTGCCCTGAAGCCCGCCATCGACGAGGCCGTCGCCAAGTGCCCGCAGGTCGAGCACGTCCTCGTGGTGCGCCGCACCGGCCAGGACACCGCCTTCACCGAGGGCCGGGACGTCTGGTGGCACGAGATCGTGGAGCGGCAGAGCGCCGAGCACGCGCCGCGGGCCTTCGACGCGGAGCACCCGCTCTTCATCCTCTACACCTCGGGGACCACGGGTAAGCCCAAGGGCATCCTGCACACCTCCGGCGGCTACCTCACGCAGGCCTCGTACACCCACCACGCGGTGTTCGACCTGAAGCCGGAGAGCGACGTCTACTGGTGCACCGCCGACATCGGCTGGGTGACCGGGCACTCCTACATCGTCTACGGGCCGCTCGCCAACGGCGCCACCCAGGTGATGTACGAGGGCACGCCGGACACCCCGCACCAGGGCCGGTTCTGGGAGGTCGTGCAGAAGTACGGCGTCACCATCCTCTACACCGCGCCCACCGCGATCCGTACGTTCATGAAGTGGGGCGACGACATCCCCGCGAAGTTCGACCTCTCCAGCCTGCGCGTCCTGGGCTCGGTCGGAGAGCCGATCAACCCCGAGGCCTGGATCTGGTACCGCAAGCACATCGGCGGCGACCGCTGCCCGATCGTGGACACGTGGTGGCAGACCGAGACCGGCGCGATGATGATCTCCCCGCTGCCCGGTGTCACCGAGACCAAGCCCGGTTCGGCCCAGCGCGCGCTGCCCGGAATCTCCGCCACCGTCGTGGACGACGAGGCGAACGAGGTCCCGAACGGCGGGGGCGGCTACCTGGTCCTCACCGAGCCGTGGCCCTCGATGCTGCGCACCATCTGGGGCGACGACCAGCGGTACGTCGACACGTACTGGTCCCGCTTCGAGGGCAAGTACTTCGCGGGCGACGGCGCCAAGAAGGACGAGGACGGCGACATCTGGCTGCTCGGCCGGGTGGACGACGTGATGCTGGTGTCGGGCCACAACATCTCGACCACTGAGGTGGAGTCGGCGCTCGTCTCGCACCCCTCGGTCGCCGAGGCGGCGGTCGTCGGCGCGAACGACGAGACCACCGGCCAGGCCATCGTGGCCTTCGTCATCCTGCGCGGCAGCGCCTCCGAGACGGACACGCTGGTCGGCGAGCTGCGCAACCACGTGGGTGCCACGCTCGGCCCGATCGCCAAGCCGAAGCGGATCCTGCCCGTGCAGGAGCTGCCGAAGACCCGCTCGGGCAAGATCATGCGCCGCCTGCTGCGCGACGTGGCCGAGAACCGCGCGGTCGGTGACGTCACCACCCTCGCGGACTCCTCGGTCATGGACCTGATCCAGAGCAAGCTGCCGGCCGCCGGCAGCGAGGACTGA
- the ssd gene encoding septum site-determining protein Ssd has product MVDGGGGPNPGAGGPVAAGGRPLIITENPLLLDDLLRLCAAAGAEPHVHHAVPEQSGAGRDGGDGRGDGSGDRSGDWSGAGAAGVAGVGWETAPLVLVGDDAARRVRGAPRRAGVFLVGRDLDDPHVWKRAVEIGAEEVLTLPDAESLLVDRIADVVEGAGRPALTVGVIGGSGGAGASTLACALALRAARAGERTILIDGDPLGGGMDVLLGGEAAEGLRWPDFAASRGRVGAGALAESLPELHALRVLSWDRGDRVVVPPAAMRSVVAAARRRGGVVVVDLPRRVDEAVAEVLAQLDLVLMVVRGELRAVAAAGRVAAGVRMVARDVRVVVRGPAPGGLDAEAVAGLLGVPLAGEVPVEVGLPGRVAEGEPPGAHGRGALARFCDGFWQRALGSAQGVSV; this is encoded by the coding sequence GTGGTGGACGGCGGGGGCGGGCCGAATCCCGGGGCCGGCGGGCCTGTGGCCGCCGGTGGACGGCCGCTGATCATCACCGAGAACCCCCTGCTGCTCGACGACCTGCTGCGGCTGTGCGCGGCCGCGGGGGCCGAGCCCCATGTGCACCACGCGGTGCCGGAGCAAAGCGGAGCCGGTCGTGACGGTGGCGACGGGAGGGGCGACGGAAGTGGCGACCGGAGTGGCGACTGGAGTGGCGCGGGCGCCGCGGGCGTCGCGGGTGTCGGCTGGGAGACGGCGCCGCTCGTCCTCGTCGGCGACGATGCCGCGCGGCGGGTGCGCGGTGCGCCCCGGCGGGCCGGGGTCTTCCTCGTCGGCCGGGACCTGGACGACCCCCACGTATGGAAGCGGGCGGTGGAGATCGGCGCCGAGGAGGTGCTGACCCTTCCCGACGCCGAGAGCCTGCTCGTCGACCGGATCGCCGATGTGGTGGAGGGGGCCGGGCGGCCCGCCCTGACGGTCGGGGTGATCGGGGGCAGCGGCGGAGCCGGAGCCTCCACCCTCGCCTGCGCCCTGGCCCTGCGGGCCGCCCGCGCAGGGGAGCGGACCATCCTCATCGACGGAGACCCCCTCGGCGGCGGTATGGACGTCCTTCTCGGGGGCGAAGCCGCCGAAGGACTGCGCTGGCCCGACTTCGCCGCCTCCCGCGGACGTGTCGGCGCCGGAGCACTGGCGGAGTCTCTGCCCGAACTGCACGCCCTGCGGGTGCTCAGCTGGGACCGCGGGGACCGCGTGGTGGTGCCGCCCGCCGCGATGCGCTCGGTGGTGGCCGCCGCGCGGCGCCGGGGCGGGGTCGTCGTGGTCGACCTGCCGCGCCGGGTCGACGAAGCCGTCGCCGAGGTGCTCGCGCAGCTGGACCTGGTGCTGATGGTGGTGCGGGGCGAGCTGCGGGCGGTGGCCGCGGCCGGCCGGGTGGCGGCCGGAGTCCGGATGGTGGCCCGGGACGTTCGCGTGGTCGTACGGGGCCCCGCGCCCGGCGGGCTCGACGCGGAGGCCGTCGCCGGACTCCTGGGGGTGCCGCTGGCCGGCGAAGTCCCCGTCGAGGTCGGGCTCCCGGGCCGGGTGGCCGAGGGCGAGCCCCCGGGAGCGCACGGCCGGGGCGCCCTGGCCCGCTTCTGCGATGGCTTCTGGCAGCGCGCGCTCGGCTCCGCCCAGGGGGTGTCGGTATGA
- a CDS encoding oxidoreductase has protein sequence MSSASASAASSAAASASASADPLAPLSALPGVSESVESVRKAVDRVYGHRVMRRRAVAVASEAALRGARGSAALSGADWALEEVRRRSDFGSEPEARTVGAALRLTAEAGQLLSIWRQSPLRVLARLHLVASGSTADGDVVGRPRLAGEPVDEPLIDLPLPDAQEVAGRLDGLSGLIIAGGSAPALITAAVVHGELLALRPFGSYNGLVARTAERIVLINSGLDPKAICPAEVGHAEQGREAYLEAFKGYVSGTAEGMSAWIAHCGRAIELGVRESTAVCEALQRGAA, from the coding sequence ATGAGTAGCGCCTCTGCTTCCGCCGCCTCTTCGGCCGCCGCTTCCGCTTCCGCCTCCGCCGACCCGCTCGCCCCGCTGTCGGCTCTGCCGGGCGTCTCCGAGTCCGTGGAATCCGTACGCAAGGCCGTGGACCGGGTCTACGGCCACCGCGTCATGCGCCGCCGCGCGGTGGCGGTCGCCTCGGAGGCCGCGCTGCGCGGAGCGCGCGGGAGCGCGGCGCTGTCGGGGGCCGACTGGGCGCTGGAGGAGGTCCGGCGCCGGAGCGACTTCGGCTCGGAGCCGGAGGCCCGCACGGTGGGCGCGGCCCTGCGGCTGACGGCCGAGGCGGGCCAGCTGCTGAGCATCTGGCGCCAGTCGCCGCTACGGGTCCTGGCGCGGCTCCATCTGGTGGCCTCGGGCTCCACGGCGGACGGTGACGTGGTCGGCCGGCCCCGACTGGCCGGTGAGCCGGTGGACGAGCCGCTGATCGATCTGCCCCTGCCCGACGCGCAGGAGGTGGCGGGCCGGCTGGACGGACTCTCCGGCCTGATCATCGCGGGCGGCTCCGCCCCGGCGCTGATCACGGCGGCGGTGGTGCACGGCGAGCTGCTGGCGCTGCGTCCGTTCGGTTCGTACAACGGCCTGGTGGCGCGGACGGCCGAGCGGATCGTGCTGATCAACAGCGGTCTGGACCCGAAGGCGATCTGTCCCGCGGAGGTCGGCCACGCGGAACAGGGTCGGGAGGCCTACCTGGAGGCCTTCAAGGGCTACGTCTCCGGCACCGCGGAGGGGATGTCGGCCTGGATCGCCCACTGCGGCCGTGCGATCGAGCTCGGGGTCCGGGAGTCGACCGCGGTCTGCGAGGCGCTTCAGCGCGGCGCGGCCTGA
- a CDS encoding SulP family inorganic anion transporter, producing MTATPSPTSPPPPPSAKGVPAGLQADLSASVAVFLIALPLSLGIALATGAPLQAGLVAAAAGGIVAARLGGTPLQVSGPATGLTVVTAELIQHYGWRTTCAITVLAGLCQLGLAALRTARSALMVSPAIVHGMLAGVGVTIALAQLHIVLGGTPQSSALANVRGLPDQLADLHPAALGVSVLTLAVLLCWPRLPGRTGRNLRKVPAALAAVAVATACAALAGLSLPRVDLPSWRSHALPELPEGPVLGIIAAVLTITLVGSVESLLSAVATDKLIATQRRTGTRPARADLNRELRGQGAANIISGALGGLPVAGGAVRSMANVKAGAVSRRSSMLHGLWILLAAGLLVPALDLIPLAALAALVMAVGVQMVSATHLRTVTRHREFLVYATTILAVVLGGVLEGVAIGIAMAVALALHRLARTRITVEQLDSGVHRVWARGQLTFLAVPRLSRVLNQIPHHGHAVIELDGSFMDHAAYETLQDWQDSHLAHGGSLEVTGRSGARIAEAEQAQRAERGAQRGDHQCCRPWTPWQNHCDHRGTVARTDEARTDEATVGSPAAAPDPAPAPAPAPPAGPRGRGAGQLANGISAFQRDTAPHVREELARLAREGQRPSQLFLTCADSRLVTSMITASGPGDLFTVRNVGNLVPLPGAESTDDSVAAAIEYAVDVLQVDSITVCGHSGCGAMQALLNSVPGVPMTPLRRWLRHGLPSLERMASRHHAWARISGRLPADAVEQLCLTNVVQQLEHLKAHESVARRLAEGTLELHGMYFHVGEAQAYLLSEGQDFFDCRVFDTVGAGALRR from the coding sequence ATGACAGCCACCCCCTCGCCCACTTCCCCTCCCCCCCCTCCCTCCGCCAAAGGCGTCCCGGCCGGCCTCCAGGCCGACCTCTCCGCCTCCGTCGCCGTCTTCCTGATCGCCCTGCCGCTCTCCCTCGGCATCGCCCTGGCCACCGGCGCCCCGCTCCAGGCGGGGCTCGTCGCCGCGGCGGCCGGCGGGATCGTGGCCGCACGGCTCGGCGGGACACCGCTCCAGGTGAGCGGCCCCGCGACCGGACTCACGGTCGTCACCGCCGAGTTGATCCAGCACTACGGCTGGCGCACCACCTGTGCCATCACGGTGCTCGCCGGGCTCTGCCAGCTCGGCCTGGCCGCGCTGCGCACCGCCCGGTCCGCGCTGATGGTCAGCCCGGCGATCGTCCACGGGATGCTCGCCGGTGTCGGCGTCACGATCGCGCTGGCGCAGCTGCACATCGTGCTCGGCGGCACCCCGCAGAGCTCCGCCCTGGCCAATGTCCGCGGACTTCCGGACCAATTGGCCGATCTGCATCCCGCCGCGCTCGGCGTCAGCGTGCTCACGCTGGCCGTCCTGCTCTGCTGGCCGCGGCTGCCGGGCCGCACCGGGCGGAACCTGCGCAAGGTGCCCGCCGCGCTGGCCGCCGTCGCCGTCGCCACGGCCTGCGCCGCCCTGGCCGGGCTCAGCCTGCCCCGGGTGGACCTGCCGTCCTGGCGCAGCCACGCGCTGCCCGAACTGCCCGAGGGCCCGGTCCTCGGCATCATCGCCGCCGTCCTGACCATCACCCTGGTCGGCAGCGTGGAATCCCTGCTCTCGGCGGTGGCCACCGACAAGCTCATCGCCACCCAGCGGCGCACCGGCACGCGTCCCGCACGGGCCGACCTCAACCGCGAACTGCGCGGCCAGGGCGCCGCCAACATCATCTCCGGGGCGCTGGGCGGACTGCCCGTCGCGGGCGGCGCCGTCCGTAGCATGGCCAACGTCAAGGCCGGTGCCGTCAGCCGCCGTTCGTCCATGCTGCACGGGCTGTGGATCCTGCTCGCCGCCGGGCTGCTCGTCCCCGCCCTCGACCTGATCCCGCTGGCCGCGCTCGCCGCGCTGGTGATGGCGGTGGGCGTGCAGATGGTGAGCGCCACGCACCTGCGCACCGTCACCCGGCACCGCGAGTTCCTCGTCTACGCCACGACCATCCTGGCCGTGGTGCTCGGCGGGGTCCTGGAGGGCGTCGCCATCGGCATCGCGATGGCCGTCGCCCTGGCCCTGCACCGCCTGGCCCGGACCCGGATCACCGTCGAGCAGCTCGACAGCGGGGTCCACCGGGTGTGGGCCCGCGGGCAGTTGACCTTCCTCGCGGTACCGCGGCTGAGCCGGGTGCTGAACCAGATCCCGCACCACGGGCACGCGGTGATCGAGCTCGACGGCTCCTTCATGGACCACGCCGCCTACGAGACCCTCCAGGACTGGCAGGACTCCCACCTGGCCCACGGGGGGTCGCTGGAGGTCACCGGCCGGTCGGGGGCCAGGATCGCCGAGGCCGAGCAGGCCCAGCGCGCCGAGCGGGGCGCCCAGCGAGGGGATCACCAGTGCTGCCGGCCCTGGACCCCGTGGCAGAACCACTGCGACCACCGCGGCACGGTGGCCCGTACGGACGAGGCCCGTACGGACGAGGCGACGGTCGGGAGCCCGGCCGCGGCTCCGGACCCCGCCCCCGCCCCGGCCCCGGCACCGCCGGCCGGGCCCCGCGGGCGCGGCGCCGGTCAACTGGCCAACGGGATCAGCGCCTTCCAGCGGGACACGGCTCCGCACGTGCGCGAGGAGCTGGCCCGGCTGGCCCGGGAGGGGCAGCGGCCCTCGCAGCTCTTCCTCACCTGCGCGGACTCCCGTCTGGTGACCAGCATGATCACGGCCAGCGGCCCCGGTGACCTGTTCACGGTCCGCAACGTCGGCAACCTCGTCCCGCTCCCGGGGGCCGAGTCCACGGACGATTCGGTCGCGGCGGCCATCGAGTACGCCGTGGACGTCCTGCAGGTGGACAGCATCACCGTGTGCGGGCATTCGGGGTGCGGGGCCATGCAGGCACTGCTCAACTCCGTGCCCGGGGTGCCCATGACCCCGCTGCGCAGGTGGCTGCGGCACGGGCTGCCGAGCCTGGAGCGGATGGCCAGCCGCCATCACGCCTGGGCGCGGATCTCCGGGAGGCTGCCGGCGGACGCCGTGGAGCAGCTCTGCCTGACCAATGTGGTGCAGCAGCTGGAGCACCTGAAGGCCCACGAATCGGTGGCCCGACGGCTCGCCGAGGGCACGCTGGAGCTGCACGGGATGTACTTCCACGTCGGCGAGGCGCAGGCCTACCTGCTGTCGGAGGGGCAGGACTTCTTCGACTGCCGGGTCTTCGACACCGTCGGCGCGGGCGCGCTGCGCCGCTGA